A genomic window from Algoriphagus sp. Y33 includes:
- a CDS encoding alginate export family protein translates to MRYDEDYSVLEKDTVNDWYSSLKYLKINKGIYVSFGGSFRVQYLIMNNEGWNPALRDEDGFMLTRWLLHADLHLSKKVRIFAEVQSALANSRKIFVPVEENPLKAHQLFIDYKPFNRISLTLRAGRQELSYGSQRLISVRDAPNSRRSFDGIKAIIRQQKVNTDVFYMHAVEDKIGIFDDTSSSDLRLWGAFSDISTSKENLNLNFYYLGFYNAEALFNDGAGIEKRHTLAARIVKYGRRWRYDLEGGYQFGTIGDRKIAAWSTAFATSYRFNEMAYSPVIGLKTDIISGDKSNTDRKHQTLNPLFAPGAYFGMAAPLGPSNLIDVHPSVSLKLGNTTSFSCDYSFLWRYSIGDGIYRPNMIPYFEFDDTPARYIGSQISCVFIFQPTRHISLTTGMSWFNSGKYLKSVTVGNDILFGFISAQVKF, encoded by the coding sequence ATGCGATATGACGAAGATTATTCCGTATTGGAGAAGGATACAGTAAACGACTGGTATTCTAGTTTAAAATACTTGAAGATCAATAAGGGAATATATGTCAGTTTTGGTGGCAGTTTTAGAGTCCAGTACCTGATTATGAATAATGAGGGCTGGAATCCTGCTTTGAGGGATGAGGACGGGTTTATGTTGACAAGATGGTTGCTTCACGCAGACCTGCACCTTTCAAAGAAGGTACGCATTTTTGCAGAAGTGCAAAGCGCCCTTGCAAACAGCAGGAAGATTTTCGTGCCCGTTGAAGAGAATCCATTGAAGGCTCATCAGCTGTTTATAGATTATAAGCCTTTTAACCGCATATCACTGACGCTAAGAGCTGGTAGGCAAGAACTCAGTTATGGATCACAGCGGTTGATTTCTGTTAGGGATGCTCCGAATAGCCGTCGATCTTTTGATGGGATTAAGGCTATCATAAGGCAGCAAAAGGTCAATACTGATGTGTTTTATATGCACGCCGTGGAAGATAAGATCGGGATTTTTGACGATACCTCTTCTTCAGACTTAAGACTTTGGGGTGCCTTTTCTGATATTTCAACATCGAAGGAGAACCTAAATCTTAATTTCTATTACTTGGGATTTTACAATGCCGAAGCGCTGTTTAATGATGGTGCGGGAATAGAAAAAAGGCATACCCTGGCCGCCAGGATAGTTAAATACGGTAGAAGATGGCGCTATGATTTAGAGGGAGGGTATCAATTTGGAACAATAGGAGACAGAAAAATAGCTGCATGGAGTACTGCCTTTGCCACCTCATATCGATTTAATGAAATGGCATATTCTCCTGTGATTGGTCTTAAGACTGATATAATCAGTGGAGATAAAAGTAATACAGACCGGAAGCATCAAACATTGAATCCTTTGTTTGCTCCGGGTGCCTATTTTGGCATGGCAGCACCATTAGGGCCAAGCAACCTTATTGATGTCCACCCAAGTGTGAGTCTGAAATTAGGTAATACAACGTCTTTTTCCTGTGATTATTCCTTTCTGTGGCGATACAGTATAGGTGACGGGATTTATAGACCAAATATGATCCCGTATTTCGAATTCGATGATACACCTGCCCGCTATATAGGCAGTCAGATTTCATGTGTATTTATTTTTCAACCTACTAGGCATATTTCCCTGACCACAGGTATGAGTTGGTTTAATTCTGGGAAATACCTTAAGAGCGTTACCGTAGGTAATGATATTTTATTTGGATTTATCAGTGCCCAAGTAAAATTCTAG
- a CDS encoding GNAT family N-acetyltransferase, which produces MEILVKEEGAKGSATAQENGKSIGTMTYSIAGKELIIIDSTYVEPEYNGKGVGKQILYKIVEMAREKNIKIIPLCPFATAMFRKSDDIRDVLK; this is translated from the coding sequence ATGGAAATACTAGTAAAAGAAGAAGGTGCCAAAGGCTCTGCAACTGCACAGGAGAATGGCAAAAGTATAGGGACAATGACCTATTCCATAGCAGGAAAGGAATTGATCATTATAGATTCTACCTATGTGGAGCCTGAATATAATGGCAAAGGTGTAGGAAAGCAAATACTATACAAAATCGTAGAAATGGCCAGAGAGAAAAATATTAAGATTATTCCCTTGTGTCCTTTTGCCACAGCTATGTTCCGAAAGTCGGATGATATTAGGGATGTCTTAAAATAA
- a CDS encoding YceI family protein: MTAKTKWIIDTAHSEIGFKVKHMMISTVTGHFENFHATAESSNDDFIDADFDFSAQTASINTKNGDRDAHLKSDDFFNAEKYPELVFKSTSFDGEILVGNLTIRDITKEIKLDVDFNGIAVDPYGQTKAGFEATGTLNRKDFNLTWSAVTESGNIVVSDTVKLIINVQFIKKV; encoded by the coding sequence ATGACAGCAAAAACTAAGTGGATTATTGACACAGCACATTCTGAAATCGGCTTCAAGGTAAAACACATGATGATTTCTACCGTGACCGGTCATTTTGAAAATTTTCATGCAACAGCTGAAAGTAGTAATGATGATTTCATTGATGCGGATTTTGACTTTTCTGCCCAAACGGCATCTATCAACACAAAAAACGGGGATAGGGACGCACACTTAAAATCAGATGATTTTTTCAATGCAGAAAAGTATCCTGAATTAGTATTTAAGTCAACATCCTTTGATGGAGAAATCTTAGTGGGGAATTTAACTATCAGGGATATTACTAAGGAAATTAAATTGGATGTTGATTTCAATGGTATAGCTGTAGATCCTTATGGCCAAACAAAAGCAGGTTTTGAAGCTACCGGAACTCTTAACAGAAAGGATTTTAATCTTACTTGGAGTGCTGTGACCGAATCTGGAAATATTGTAGTAAGTGATACTGTGAAATTAATTATAAATGTTCAATTTATTAAGAAAGTTTAA
- a CDS encoding pirin family protein, protein MLDIVIEAREAKISSDFAVKRILPYQLRRMVGPFIFMDHGGPLTMPKGSISSLDVLPHPHIGLSTVSYLFSGNVTHRDSLGIEQVITPGEVNWMTAGKGITHSERFEDPAMLAGGELEMIQTWVALPEKDEESDPSFENYKPEKLSVFTDTGVWMRLIAGDAYGLKSNVKTHSPMFYVHVVLEQGTHFGLPTGHSERGAYIVRGSVEVNGITYAAGNLMVFTKGVDPLIIAKEKTTLMMLGGEHLGDRYIWWNFVSSRRERIEQAKEDWKQGRIVLPPMDSEEYVPLPEEKSRPAGGPPPNALS, encoded by the coding sequence ATGCTGGATATTGTTATAGAAGCCAGAGAGGCTAAAATCTCATCAGACTTTGCAGTTAAACGTATTCTTCCCTATCAGCTTCGCAGGATGGTGGGGCCTTTTATTTTTATGGACCATGGCGGTCCATTAACTATGCCGAAAGGATCCATAAGTAGTCTGGATGTATTGCCACATCCCCATATTGGTTTATCCACAGTCAGTTACTTGTTCAGCGGAAATGTGACTCATCGGGATAGCCTGGGAATAGAGCAGGTGATAACTCCCGGTGAAGTAAACTGGATGACTGCCGGAAAGGGGATTACACATAGCGAACGGTTTGAAGATCCGGCGATGCTGGCCGGAGGGGAACTGGAAATGATTCAAACTTGGGTAGCGCTTCCTGAAAAGGATGAAGAAAGCGATCCGTCCTTCGAAAACTATAAGCCGGAAAAATTGTCTGTATTTACGGATACAGGGGTTTGGATGCGATTGATTGCAGGAGATGCCTATGGCTTGAAAAGCAATGTCAAGACACATTCGCCCATGTTTTATGTGCATGTGGTGTTGGAGCAGGGGACTCATTTTGGCTTGCCTACTGGGCACAGCGAGCGGGGAGCCTACATTGTCAGAGGGAGCGTGGAAGTAAACGGGATCACCTATGCAGCGGGAAATCTGATGGTGTTCACCAAAGGAGTTGACCCATTGATTATAGCCAAGGAAAAGACCACGTTGATGATGCTTGGTGGCGAACACCTGGGTGATCGGTATATCTGGTGGAATTTTGTGTCCAGTAGAAGAGAAAGGATTGAACAGGCCAAGGAGGATTGGAAACAGGGACGCATTGTTTTGCCACCTATGGACAGTGAAGAATATGTTCCCTTGCCTGAAGAGAAGAGCAGGCCGGCAGGAGGTCCGCCTCCCAATGCACTTTCATAA
- a CDS encoding glutaredoxin domain-containing protein codes for MDKPKLELYGTDWCPKSAVLRNYMQSKWIEFDDFNVETDTEANTRIRTLYDGKLKFPTVMVDKDFIKNPTISQLNEFLLKHNIDL; via the coding sequence ATGGATAAGCCAAAATTAGAACTATACGGCACCGATTGGTGTCCCAAGTCAGCTGTGCTACGCAATTATATGCAAAGTAAATGGATAGAATTTGATGATTTTAATGTGGAAACTGATACTGAGGCAAATACTAGGATCCGTACACTTTATGATGGGAAATTAAAATTCCCTACAGTTATGGTTGACAAAGATTTTATTAAAAATCCAACAATATCACAACTTAATGAATTTTTACTGAAGCACAATATCGATCTATGA
- a CDS encoding Atu2307/SP_0267 family LLM class monooxygenase, with the protein MEIGIDSFASAMYGSNSLSNVDAMEQLLDRISIADEAGLDVFGIGEHHKREFLDSAPEVILAAAAARTKRIILGSAVKVLSTDDPVRVYQSFATLDLISKGRAELVVGRGSAIEAYPLFGYNLKDYDALFKEKLELLLEIRENEFITWKGKFRPSLENLPVYPRAMQKKLPVWLGVGGTPESFVRAGSLGLPLMVAVIGGETERFRPLVDLYREAGRKAGYSPEQLKVGLHSPGYVAETSEQAIADYYPGYAELWTKLGRERGWPPVTRTQFNSLVAPKGVLVVGGPEEVAEKLLRHSKALGGIDRFTFQMDNAGLSHRQLLHSIELIGAKVIPLIKHAV; encoded by the coding sequence ATGGAAATAGGAATAGATAGTTTTGCTTCGGCAATGTATGGCAGTAATTCGCTTAGTAACGTCGATGCAATGGAGCAGCTATTGGATCGGATCTCAATTGCCGATGAAGCCGGGCTTGATGTATTTGGCATCGGTGAGCATCATAAAAGGGAATTTCTTGATTCTGCCCCGGAAGTAATCCTTGCCGCAGCGGCGGCAAGGACCAAAAGGATTATTCTTGGCAGTGCTGTTAAAGTGTTAAGCACTGATGACCCCGTGAGAGTTTATCAAAGTTTTGCAACGCTTGATCTTATCTCAAAGGGCCGGGCAGAACTGGTTGTAGGCCGGGGATCTGCGATAGAAGCCTACCCGCTGTTCGGTTATAATCTAAAAGATTACGATGCCCTTTTTAAAGAAAAACTGGAATTACTGCTTGAGATACGTGAGAATGAATTCATTACGTGGAAAGGTAAATTCAGGCCTTCTCTTGAAAACCTACCTGTATATCCCAGAGCAATGCAGAAAAAACTGCCTGTTTGGCTGGGAGTGGGAGGTACTCCTGAATCATTTGTGCGTGCCGGATCATTGGGATTGCCCTTAATGGTAGCCGTGATAGGTGGTGAAACAGAACGGTTCCGACCTCTGGTCGATCTGTATCGCGAAGCTGGTCGAAAAGCGGGCTATTCGCCGGAACAGCTGAAAGTCGGACTTCATTCTCCCGGGTATGTGGCTGAAACGAGTGAACAGGCGATTGCAGATTATTATCCTGGGTATGCCGAGCTGTGGACCAAATTAGGGAGAGAGCGTGGATGGCCACCGGTAACCCGGACGCAATTCAATTCACTGGTCGCTCCCAAAGGAGTATTGGTAGTTGGTGGTCCGGAAGAGGTTGCTGAAAAATTGCTAAGGCACAGTAAGGCTCTTGGCGGCATTGACCGGTTTACGTTTCAAATGGATAATGCAGGATTATCTCACCGGCAATTGTTACACTCCATTGAATTGATCGGCGCGAAGGTTATCCCGCTTATTAAGCACGCTGTATAA
- a CDS encoding hydrolase: protein MKKTILFIAVGFLSVSGFAQKPSPELLSPTNHALVMIDHEGQMAFATNSISMDVLRNNVALVVGASKIFEIPTVITTVAEESFSGPVFPEILEAYPDKTTYMDRTTMNTWEDVNAHKAITEKGKKKLVMGGLWTSVCIVGPVLSAISEGYDVYVITDASGDISKEAHDQSITRMVQAGAKPITSLQYLLELQRDWARQETYKPVNDLVVKYGGAYGIGVQYAREMLKH, encoded by the coding sequence ATGAAGAAAACAATTTTATTTATCGCAGTTGGATTTTTATCCGTATCAGGTTTTGCACAAAAGCCAAGCCCGGAGTTATTGAGTCCCACTAACCATGCGTTGGTGATGATAGACCACGAAGGTCAAATGGCTTTTGCAACTAATAGTATTTCAATGGATGTATTGAGGAATAATGTTGCACTAGTGGTGGGTGCATCCAAAATATTTGAAATACCTACGGTAATAACCACCGTGGCAGAAGAATCCTTTAGCGGTCCGGTGTTTCCGGAAATTTTGGAGGCATATCCGGATAAAACAACCTACATGGACCGTACTACAATGAATACATGGGAAGATGTTAACGCTCATAAAGCCATAACGGAAAAGGGAAAAAAGAAATTGGTTATGGGAGGCCTTTGGACCAGTGTATGTATCGTAGGGCCGGTTTTGTCTGCTATAAGCGAAGGGTATGATGTTTATGTGATTACTGATGCATCAGGTGATATTTCAAAAGAAGCCCACGACCAATCAATTACCCGTATGGTTCAGGCAGGTGCGAAACCAATTACTTCGTTGCAATATCTACTAGAGTTACAAAGGGATTGGGCCAGACAGGAAACCTACAAGCCTGTAAATGATCTGGTTGTGAAATATGGTGGTGCATACGGTATAGGTGTACAATATGCCAGAGAGATGCTTAAACACTAG
- a CDS encoding cation:proton antiporter: MQHHILINICAIFGIATAVIIICRVLKIRYIIGYLITGVLLSPNTSGYFADMEEVEVYAEIGIILLLFTIGLEFSFTNLRKIQKYVLGGGSAQVFFTIIITSVLIWLVMRPSWEESVFWGFLYALSSTAIVIKTLQDSNKIATPHGKFILAVLLFQDIMIVPLMLFTPIIAGEGGDLWEALAWLLGKLMLMGGIAYLLTRFIIPYFLKTVMKVQSQEVFLIATVFIVTSIALLTEQLGLSLALGAFIAGLIIAETDYNHMAITCFLPFRYVFMSFFFISMGMLLNYEVFMTDFGWIVFWILFAFVVKAAAGILAVKVLGLQWQTAFAVGFSIAQIGEFSFVLAQSGLKYELISANNYQIFLAVSIILMSLTPFIVTNAERIYPMFKKINTRNG; encoded by the coding sequence ATGCAACACCATATTCTTATAAACATATGTGCCATTTTTGGCATCGCTACAGCTGTTATCATTATTTGCAGGGTTCTTAAAATAAGATACATTATTGGCTATCTTATTACCGGGGTTTTGCTTAGTCCAAATACCTCAGGCTATTTTGCAGACATGGAAGAGGTAGAAGTATATGCGGAAATTGGGATTATACTTCTCTTATTTACTATTGGGCTTGAATTCTCGTTTACTAACCTCAGAAAGATTCAAAAATATGTTTTAGGCGGTGGTAGTGCACAAGTATTTTTTACTATAATTATAACTTCAGTGCTTATTTGGCTTGTGATGCGGCCCAGCTGGGAAGAAAGTGTGTTTTGGGGATTTTTATATGCGTTGAGTAGTACTGCTATTGTGATAAAAACATTGCAAGATTCCAATAAAATAGCTACACCTCACGGTAAATTTATCCTTGCAGTTTTACTATTTCAGGATATTATGATTGTTCCACTCATGTTATTCACACCCATTATCGCCGGTGAAGGGGGGGATTTATGGGAGGCACTAGCTTGGCTATTGGGTAAATTAATGTTAATGGGTGGTATTGCTTACCTACTAACTCGTTTTATAATTCCTTATTTCTTAAAAACCGTAATGAAAGTACAAAGCCAAGAGGTGTTTTTAATTGCCACGGTTTTTATAGTAACCAGTATTGCATTACTTACTGAACAGTTGGGGTTGTCCCTTGCTTTAGGTGCTTTTATCGCAGGGCTGATTATTGCTGAAACGGACTATAACCATATGGCCATTACCTGTTTTTTACCTTTTCGGTATGTGTTTATGAGTTTCTTTTTCATCTCTATGGGCATGCTGCTTAATTATGAAGTATTTATGACTGATTTTGGCTGGATTGTGTTTTGGATACTATTTGCATTTGTTGTAAAAGCGGCTGCAGGTATCCTTGCCGTAAAAGTTTTGGGACTTCAGTGGCAGACAGCTTTTGCTGTCGGGTTCTCTATCGCACAAATAGGTGAGTTTTCTTTTGTACTTGCGCAAAGCGGATTAAAATATGAATTGATAAGTGCAAACAACTATCAAATATTTTTGGCGGTATCTATCATACTAATGTCTCTTACACCATTTATCGTGACGAATGCTGAACGAATATATCCAATGTTTAAAAAAATAAATACTAGAAATGGATAA
- a CDS encoding (4Fe-4S)-binding protein — METIKEYQKDDLTIIWKPKKCIHSGVCVKTLPKVYDPKTSPWIKPENASLEALKSQINACPSKALSYREL; from the coding sequence ATGGAAACTATCAAAGAATATCAAAAAGATGATTTAACAATAATATGGAAACCCAAAAAGTGTATCCACTCCGGTGTGTGCGTAAAAACATTGCCTAAGGTTTATGACCCTAAGACATCACCATGGATTAAGCCTGAAAATGCTTCGTTAGAAGCGTTAAAGAGTCAAATAAATGCTTGTCCATCAAAAGCATTAAGTTACCGGGAATTATAA
- a CDS encoding amidohydrolase, with protein sequence MKQFISTSIVYLAIVSCSIKGNKNIKYADLIVHNAKVAVMDTDKTFTEAIAIKDGMVLETGSNAGIFKFVNENTKTIDAKGRTLIPGLNDSHLHLTRGGRFYNTELRWDGVRTLKTALQMLKEQAERTPEGQWVRVIGGWSPFQFEEKRFPTSEEINEATGEVPAFVLFLYSRGWLNVAGLEAMGIDENLEAPEGSSFEKGPDGKLTGVLLAEPNPTILYQRIAALPPLPKEEMINSTKQFYRELNSFGITSGIDAGGGGHQFPEDYSATRLLAEAGEMPIRLSYYLFPQNKGEEYAEFQEWMANNEAGHNGELHLDHGYELEGGGEFLTWSAGDFENFLAPQPMLEDRTTWREDFKRIIRLHVDKGWPFRIHATYGETIANMLDVIEEVNRETNGKLASKRWLFDHAETVKDEDLSRIKALNGGIAIQARLAYAGEFFVERYGVEKAKQAPPVRKMIDIGLPVGAGTDGTRVASYNPWPALYWLITGKTVGDFQLAEPSNQLSREEVLRLYTHGSAWISDEETVKGTLEKGMFADFALLSDDYFTIPEKEINNIKSILTVVGGKVVFASDEYVGMNPKLPEVMPNWSPINFYGGYQNK encoded by the coding sequence ATGAAACAATTTATATCGACCTCTATTGTTTATCTGGCCATTGTTTCGTGTTCTATTAAGGGAAACAAGAATATTAAGTATGCTGACCTGATTGTTCACAATGCTAAAGTTGCTGTTATGGATACTGATAAAACATTCACTGAAGCCATCGCCATTAAGGATGGGATGGTTTTGGAGACAGGATCAAATGCAGGGATTTTCAAGTTTGTAAATGAAAACACCAAAACCATTGATGCCAAAGGAAGAACTTTAATTCCAGGGCTCAATGATTCCCACCTGCATCTGACAAGAGGTGGACGGTTTTATAACACAGAACTGCGCTGGGATGGGGTAAGAACTTTGAAAACAGCCTTACAAATGCTTAAGGAGCAGGCTGAAAGAACCCCGGAAGGTCAGTGGGTGAGGGTAATCGGAGGATGGAGCCCCTTTCAGTTTGAAGAAAAACGCTTTCCTACCTCCGAAGAAATCAATGAAGCAACCGGTGAGGTCCCTGCTTTTGTACTGTTTTTATACAGCAGAGGCTGGCTGAATGTTGCCGGTTTAGAAGCGATGGGTATAGATGAAAATTTAGAAGCACCGGAAGGAAGTAGTTTTGAAAAAGGACCGGATGGTAAATTGACCGGGGTTCTTTTGGCAGAACCAAATCCTACAATTTTATACCAAAGGATTGCTGCTTTACCTCCCTTGCCCAAGGAGGAAATGATAAACTCCACCAAACAGTTTTATCGAGAACTGAACAGCTTTGGGATTACCAGCGGTATCGATGCCGGCGGGGGAGGTCATCAATTTCCCGAAGACTATTCAGCAACCCGGCTTTTAGCTGAAGCAGGTGAGATGCCCATCCGTCTTTCCTATTATTTGTTTCCCCAAAACAAGGGAGAAGAATATGCTGAATTTCAGGAATGGATGGCCAACAATGAGGCTGGTCATAATGGGGAACTGCATTTGGACCACGGGTATGAGCTAGAAGGAGGCGGGGAGTTTTTGACTTGGAGCGCGGGCGATTTTGAAAATTTTTTGGCTCCCCAGCCCATGCTGGAAGACAGGACAACCTGGAGAGAAGATTTTAAGAGAATTATTAGGCTTCACGTGGACAAGGGTTGGCCATTTCGGATCCATGCTACTTATGGAGAAACCATAGCCAATATGTTGGATGTAATTGAAGAGGTAAATCGGGAAACCAATGGAAAACTGGCTTCCAAAAGATGGCTTTTTGACCATGCGGAAACAGTTAAGGATGAGGATTTAAGCCGGATAAAAGCCTTAAACGGTGGTATAGCAATTCAGGCTCGTCTTGCATACGCCGGTGAGTTTTTTGTCGAACGTTATGGGGTTGAAAAAGCAAAACAGGCGCCGCCGGTTCGTAAGATGATAGATATTGGACTCCCTGTAGGAGCTGGGACGGATGGTACCAGAGTGGCAAGCTACAATCCATGGCCGGCTTTATATTGGTTGATTACAGGCAAGACTGTAGGGGATTTTCAATTGGCTGAACCTTCAAACCAGTTATCAAGGGAAGAAGTATTGCGCTTATACACGCATGGAAGCGCATGGATTTCTGATGAGGAAACTGTAAAAGGAACGTTGGAAAAGGGGATGTTTGCAGACTTTGCATTATTATCCGATGATTATTTTACAATTCCCGAGAAAGAAATCAACAATATAAAATCAATACTTACTGTAGTGGGAGGGAAAGTGGTTTTTGCTTCAGATGAATATGTAGGTATGAACCCAAAGTTGCCGGAGGTAATGCCAAACTGGTCTCCGATAAATTTTTACGGAGGTTATCAAAACAAATAA
- a CDS encoding alginate export family protein, producing MKLIVCVLIFITFEFTAYGQEFSLLRQNDDLEMLDILGNNTMYQNIKAINLFQKTTLSVGGSWRFQAESFINGEFDSNISQDNSWYLNRFLLHTHLKVGKSFELFAELGSSLVTDKEDIGPVDKDELYVNQLFAKYQFTPKWDVSGGRYNMRLGSGRLVDIREGPNVRRAFDLVEFNYQTNNFKAKTFYSIPVQPVSGVFNNGYLNFEETFSGVYTTTGFSGTTNLDAYVLYQKENDAIYASGKENERRASVGIRHFGKYKKLAYNNEVVYQFGKFGDQTISAWTLSINVEREVNLVGERVNLGLKTEVISGDKDPADNKMNTFDALYPRGAYFGRVARFGPSNLIDVHPYINTYFNKWEVSFDYAAFWRYSLLDGVYGAALTLDYPAIGNGRFIAHQLGTIVNYRLNKFVFFELESNVIFPGEFLANSNREDTLYHFVFTSEIKF from the coding sequence GTGAAATTAATAGTATGTGTCCTGATTTTCATTACGTTTGAATTTACTGCCTACGGTCAGGAATTTAGTTTGTTACGTCAAAATGATGATTTGGAGATGTTGGATATACTCGGGAATAATACTATGTATCAAAATATAAAAGCAATAAATCTGTTTCAAAAAACGACACTTTCGGTTGGAGGAAGCTGGCGATTTCAGGCTGAATCATTTATAAATGGTGAATTTGACAGCAATATAAGTCAGGATAATAGCTGGTACTTAAATAGATTTCTGCTACATACTCACTTAAAAGTAGGTAAGAGTTTTGAACTGTTTGCAGAACTTGGTAGCAGTTTGGTAACGGACAAAGAAGATATTGGCCCTGTAGATAAAGACGAGCTTTATGTAAACCAGTTGTTTGCCAAATATCAATTCACTCCAAAGTGGGATGTTAGCGGGGGGAGATATAACATGCGGTTAGGTTCCGGAAGATTAGTAGATATACGGGAAGGCCCCAATGTCAGAAGAGCATTTGATCTTGTCGAGTTTAATTATCAAACCAACAATTTTAAGGCAAAAACATTTTACTCCATTCCTGTACAACCGGTTTCTGGCGTATTTAATAATGGTTACTTGAATTTTGAGGAAACCTTTTCAGGTGTTTACACGACGACCGGCTTTTCCGGCACAACGAATTTGGATGCTTATGTTTTATATCAAAAAGAAAATGATGCAATCTATGCCAGTGGTAAGGAAAACGAGCGGAGGGCATCTGTGGGAATCAGACACTTTGGTAAATATAAAAAGCTAGCATACAATAATGAAGTAGTTTATCAATTTGGGAAGTTTGGAGATCAGACAATTTCGGCTTGGACACTTTCCATTAATGTTGAAAGAGAAGTAAATCTAGTTGGGGAAAGAGTCAATTTGGGTTTGAAAACAGAGGTTATAAGTGGGGATAAAGATCCTGCTGACAACAAAATGAACACCTTTGATGCCCTGTATCCCAGAGGGGCTTATTTTGGCAGGGTTGCACGGTTCGGGCCATCCAACTTGATAGATGTTCATCCTTATATCAATACATATTTTAATAAGTGGGAAGTATCATTTGATTATGCTGCTTTTTGGCGGTATTCTTTATTGGATGGAGTATATGGAGCCGCATTGACTTTGGATTATCCGGCTATTGGCAACGGAAGATTTATAGCACATCAATTAGGAACAATAGTCAATTACCGGCTCAACAAGTTTGTTTTCTTTGAACTGGAATCTAATGTGATTTTTCCAGGGGAATTTCTTGCAAACAGTAATAGAGAAGATACATTATATCATTTTGTGTTTACTTCAGAAATAAAATTTTAA